CCGCCGCAGCGCTCGAGCCGGACGGCCTCGTTCCTCAGGACGCGCACGCCGTGGCGCCCCAGATCCGCAGCCACTTGCCGCACGCCCACGGCGCCCGGACGCACCGGCCGCCGCACCCCATAATCGTGGTTGCCCAGGCACGCGAACACCCCGAGGGGCGCGGAGAGGCCGTCGAAGAGTTCAGCCACGGCGGAGCCGTAGCGCGCGTCGGAGTCCGTGACAAAGTCGCCGGCCACGGCGACGAGGTCCGGCCGAAGGTCGGCGACACGCCGGAGGCATCGGGCCAGGTAGTCCAAGGGTACGCTCGAGCCATGGTGGAGGTCGGCGACGTGAACGACGCGCAGGCCGTCCCACGCGGGGGGAAGGTTCGGCACCGGAAGGTCTTGCTCGATGACCTCGACCCAGGTGGGCTCAACCCAGCAGGAATACGCGCCGACGCCGAAACCGGCTCCGGCGATGGACGCCCCCGCCGCGAGAAGGCGGCGGCGGGTGAGACCGGAGCCCGCTTTCGCACGTCCCTTGCTCGGGGTCTCAGGCGACATGGAGACAATTATAGCCGGAGGTGGCCCCCTTGAAAACGCCTCAGAAGCCCTTTCCGCGGGGCCGAGGGGGGTTGCAATGGCGGAAGTTCCTGTTACAATGTGCCCTCCGCTCGGGCGGCTGGGGCCGCCGACGGTGCAAGGGCAGTGCATGGGAGGCAAGACCGTGACTAATGTGTTTGAGGAAATCGACAAGGCCTGCCGGGAGGGGCGGGGCGACGCCGCCGCCGGCCTGCTCGCCAAGGTGCCAAGCGACGAGACCGAGACCGCCGCGTACCAGTTCCGCCTGGGATACGTCCGTGAGATCCAGGGAGACTACGAGCAGGCGATCGAGGCCTACGAGCGCGCGCTGCAATTGGACGCGACGCATCGGAAGACGCTTTTTCGGCTGGCGTTCCTGTACGACATGCGCGGCGAAGAGCAACTGGCGATCGATTACTACAAACAGTGCGTCCAGCAGCCGCCCATTCACGAAGGGGCGCTGGTGAACCTCGGCGTGCTGTATGACGATGCGGGGCGCTACGACGAGGCGATCGAGTGTTTCGAGCGGGTTCTGGCGGTGAATCCGAACCAGATGCGAGCGCGGTTGTTCCTTCGCGACGCGGAGGCCTCGACGGCCATGTATTACGATGAGGAGAGCGAACGGCACCGCGACAAGCGGAACCAGGTGCTCGAAATCCCCGTGACGGACTTCGAACTTAGCGTCCGCAGCCGCAACTGCCTCCGCAAAATGAACATCCGAACGCTCGGCGACCTGATCCGACACACGGAGCAGGAACTGCTTTCCTATAAAAACTTCGGCGAAACGAGCCTCCTGGAAATCAAGGACATGCTGGCCTCGAAAGGGCTGTACCTCGGAATGGCCACCGAGGGACTGGAAGGTCGCGTGGAGTTCGTGGCCCCCCCGGTGCCGCGTGCGGCGCCGCTCTCCGGTGCGGCGCGAGGCGCAAGCATGCCCATTGCCGACCTGGAACTCAGCGCCCGGAGTCGAAAGGTCCTCGAGCGCCTCGGCATCGAAACGCTGGGTGACGTGAGCCGCCTTACGGAGGAGAAACTCCTGGGCTGCAAGAACTTCGGCGAAACGTCGCTTAACGAAATCAAGCAAATCCTCCAACGTTACGGGCTTTCGCTTGCCGGCTAGGTTCCTCCATGGCCGAACCGACCCTGCTGGTCCACGCGTGCTGTGCCCAGTGCCTGGCCGCGATCCTGGATCCGCTGCGTCGGTTCGGCCGTTTGGCCGCGTATTTCTACAATCCGAACATTCAGCCGTTGCTGGAGTTCCGCCGACGCGCAAAGAGCCTTCACGTCCTGGCGGAACGGGAGCGGCTGACCTTGATGGCGGACGAGCGGTACGACGTCCGCGGCTTTCTCCGCACCGTG
This portion of the Planctomycetota bacterium genome encodes:
- the yaeI gene encoding phosphodiesterase YaeI translates to MSPETPSKGRAKAGSGLTRRRLLAAGASIAGAGFGVGAYSCWVEPTWVEVIEQDLPVPNLPPAWDGLRVVHVADLHHGSSVPLDYLARCLRRVADLRPDLVAVAGDFVTDSDARYGSAVAELFDGLSAPLGVFACLGNHDYGVRRPVRPGAVGVRQVAADLGRHGVRVLRNEAVRLERCGGGLWMVGVDDLWAGYCDPEKALRDVPSDAANLVLCHNPDAADAVADAGGGAILAGHTHGGQVRIPLLGPILLPVRNKQRYEGLHRVGGAWLYITRGLGWLIRVRFACRPEISLLTLRAASDGGSSTG
- a CDS encoding tetratricopeptide repeat protein, with amino-acid sequence MAEVPVTMCPPLGRLGPPTVQGQCMGGKTVTNVFEEIDKACREGRGDAAAGLLAKVPSDETETAAYQFRLGYVREIQGDYEQAIEAYERALQLDATHRKTLFRLAFLYDMRGEEQLAIDYYKQCVQQPPIHEGALVNLGVLYDDAGRYDEAIECFERVLAVNPNQMRARLFLRDAEASTAMYYDEESERHRDKRNQVLEIPVTDFELSVRSRNCLRKMNIRTLGDLIRHTEQELLSYKNFGETSLLEIKDMLASKGLYLGMATEGLEGRVEFVAPPVPRAAPLSGAARGASMPIADLELSARSRKVLERLGIETLGDVSRLTEEKLLGCKNFGETSLNEIKQILQRYGLSLAG